From Caretta caretta isolate rCarCar2 chromosome 16, rCarCar1.hap1, whole genome shotgun sequence, the proteins below share one genomic window:
- the SLC2A8 gene encoding solute carrier family 2, facilitated glucose transporter member 8, with translation MATEESQPLLRSREPSEQWLLPAESYPVLDAYLSKVQNRKLYLATFAAVLGPLSFGFVLGYSSPAIPALKKISDPKLRLDTNEASWFGSVVTLGAAAGGILGGCMVDKLGRKLSLMLCSIPYVSGFTMIISAQNVWMLYIGRILTGLASGITSLVVPVYISEISHSKIRGTLGSCVQLTVVTGILGAYVAGMVLGWRWLAVLCSFPPCIMLVFMSFMPETPRFLLNQKKHSEAMAALQFLRGSKVDHEWECRQIETSAEEQHGLRIAEFKNPAIYKPFLIGVALMFFQQVTGINAIMFYAETIFEEANFKDSRMASVVVGSIQVFFTAVAALIIDKTGRKVLLSISGVIMAISTAAFGLYCKVVLPNPRNSSQPDLLTTPNSVSAGAENNLAWLAVVSLGLFITGFALGWGPIPWLVMSEIFPLKARGISSGACVLTNWFMAFLITKEFHDLTGFLTSYGTFWLFSVLCILNVIFTVLYVPETKGRTLEQIEAHFRRVPAT, from the exons ATGGCTACAGAGGAATCCCAGCCCCTGTTGCGCTCCCGGGAGCCtagtgagcaatggctgctgcctgctgaGAGCTACCCTGTGCTGGATGCCTACCTGAG CAAAGTCCAGAACAGGAAGCTATATCTGGCCACCTTTGCTGCTGTTTTGGGACCCCTCAGCTTTGGATTTGTCCTAGGTTACAGTTCACCAGCTATTCCAGCTCTGAAGAAAATTAGTGACCCTAAATTAAGATTAGACACCAACGAAGCATCATGGTTTGGG TCTGTAGTAACattaggagctgctgctggaggaatACTAGGAGGCTGTATGGTGGATAAACTTGGGAGGaagctgagtttgatgctgtgtTCAATACCATATGTCTCTGGGTTTACAATGATCATATCTGCCCAGAATGTCTGGATGCTTTACATTGGACGAATATTGACTGGGTTAGCCAGTGGCATTACTTCACTTGTTGTTCCA GTGTATATTTCTGAAATATCCCACTCAAAAATTCGAGGAACACTTGGCTCATGTGTTCAGCTGACGGTAGTGACTGGTATACTGGGAGCTTATGTTGCAG GAATGGTACTTGGATGGCGCTGGCTGGCTGTGCTATGTTCTTTCCCACCATGCATAATGCTCGTGTTCATGTCCTTCATGCCTGAAACACCTAGGTTCCTGCTGAACCAGAAAAAACACAGTGAAGCTATGGCTGCTTTACAGTTTCTGCGGGGATCAAAGGTGGACCATGAATGGGAATGCAGGCAGATTGAAACCAGTGCTGAGGAGCAG CATGGACTAAGAATTGCTGAATTTAAGAATCCAGCCATCTACAAGCCATTTCTTATTGGTGTGGCACTGATGTTCTTCCAGCAAGTAACAGGGATTAATGCAATTATGTTTTATGCAGAAACTATCTTTGAAGAAGCTAATTTTAAG GACAGCAGAATGGCCTCTGTTGTTGTGGGTTCCATACAAgtgtttttcacagctgtggcTGCACTTATTATAGATAAAACTGGGCGAAAAGTACTGCTTTCTATTTcag GGGTCATAATGGCTATCAGCACTGCAGCATTTGGGTTGTACTGTAAAGTGGTCCTTCCAAACCCTAGGAATTCATCACAACCTGACTTACTGACTACACCAAATTCGGTATCTGCAGGAGCAGAAAACAACCTAGCATGGTTGGCTGTAGTGAGCTTGGGGCTGTTCATCACTG GTTTTGCCCTTGGTTGGGGTCCCATTCCATGGTTGGTGATGTCTGAAATATTCCCACTTAAAGCTAGAGGGATTTCCAGCGGTGCCTGTGTCTTAACAAACTGGTTTATGGCTTTTTTAATAACCAAGGAATTTCATGATCTTACC ggCTTCCTGACTTCCTATGGCACTTTCTGGCTTTTCTCTGTCCTCTGTATCCTAAATGTAATTTTTACTGTCCTGTATGTGCCTGAAACAAAAGGAAGGACTTTGGAACAAATAGAGGCTCACTTTCGAAGAGTACCTGCGACCTGA